In Cercospora beticola chromosome 3, complete sequence, the following proteins share a genomic window:
- the CRP27 gene encoding 40S ribosomal protein uS8, whose protein sequence is MVKTSVLNDALNAINNAEKTGKRQVMIRPSSKVIVKFLQVMQKHGYIGEFEEVDDHRNGKIVIQLNGRLNKTGVISPRYNVQLTDLEKWVVRLLPSRQFGYIVLTTSAGIMDHEEARRKHVAGKIIGFFY, encoded by the exons ATGGTCAAGACTTCCGTCCTCAACGATGCGCTCAATGCCATCAACAACGCCGAGAAGACCGGCAAGCGCCAGGTCATGATCCGCCCATCTTCCAAGGTCATCGTTAAGTTCCTGCAGGTCATGCAGAAGCACG GCTACATTGGCGAGTTCGAGGAGGTTGACGACCACCGCAACGGCAAGATCGTCATCCAGCTCAACGGCCGTCTCAACAAGACCGGTGTCATCTCCCCACGCTACAACGTCCAGCTCACCGACCTGGAGAAGTGGGTCGTCAGACTCCTTCCATCGCGTCAATTCGGCTACATCGTCCTGACTACCTCCGCCGGTATCATGGACCACGAGGAGGCTAGGAGAAAGCACGTTGCTGGCAAGATCATTggcttcttctactag
- a CDS encoding uncharacterized protein (BUSCO:EOG09264U81), which translates to MIIYKDIITGDELISDSYDLKEIDGIAYEADCKKITLGPVEVNTGANASAEGGDDEGAEDTAQTVIDVVHSFRLNETSFDKKSYLSHLKGYMKAVKDKLKANGASDEEVTTFEKGAQGFAKKIVANFKDYEFFIGESMDPDGAVVLLNYREDGVTPFVTIWKHGLKEEKV; encoded by the exons ATGATTATCTACAAG GACATCATCACTGGCGACGAGCTCATCTCCGACTCGTACGATCTCAAGGAGATCGACGGCATTGCCTACGAGGCCGACTGCAAAAAGATTACCCTTGGCCCAGTCGAGGTCAACACTGGAGCCAACGCTTCTGCAGAGGGTGGTGACGATGAGGGTGCCGAAGACACTGCCCAGACTGTCATTGACGTCGTCCACTCCTTCCGCCTCAATGAGACCAGCTTCGACAAGAAGAGCTATCTGTCCCACCTCAAGGGCTACATGAAGGCTGTCAAGGACAAGCTGAAGGCGAACGGTGCTAGCGATGAGGAAGTCACGACCTTCGAGAAGGGTGCTCAGGGCTTTGCGAAGAAGATCGTTGCCAACTTCAAGGACTACGAATTCTTCATCGGCGAGTCCATGGACCCAGATGGAGC TGTCGTTCTCCTGAACTACCGGGAGGATGGCGTGACTCCTTTCGTCACCATCTGGAAGCACGGtctgaaggaggagaaggtctAA